The Sphingosinicella flava genome includes the window GTGTAGAGATGGTGCTTTCGACGTTTGAAAAAGAAAAAACCGGAACGGCCGATCACCGCTCGCAGCGGTTGGTCTTGCTCCTCTGCGGTCTTCTCATCCTTCTTTGCGGGGCAGCGACGATTATCGTCGATGCGGCCGACCCGCGCGACGTGGTGCGCAAGACCGGCGTCCTGCTGCTGATCGCTGGAGGGTTGGAGGTCATCGCAGGCATCGCCCATCGCCGCTTTGAACAGACTGAAGGGCGATTGGACGTCATCCTCGGCATCATCTCGCTCGCGGTGGCCGCTTATTTCCTTTTGTCCCCCGCTTATACGGCGGTGCGGTTCGCCGGACTGCTGACGTTGTGGCTTCTCTCGAGAGGCGGGATCGACATGCTCGCCGCGTTTCTGACCGGCGACCTGTTCTCGGAGGAAGGCCGGCTGCTGCGCGCCTCGGTCGACCTCGTCCTCGGCCTCGTCTCCTATATCGGCCTCGGCACCACCGCGTGGTGGGAAAGCCTGATGGGCTGGCCGACGACCGCTTCGCACGTCACCTTCCTGTTCGCCGGGGTCAGCCTTGCCGCCGCCGGATTGTTCCTGATCGGCATTTCACGACCCCGCTATGCGCGGGAAGAGGCTCGCGGCATTGACGAATAGTCCCGCCTGGCGGCGACATCGCTTTGATTTCTGGGGAAGAATATGGTGGGCGTGGCAAGGATTGAACTTGCGACCCCTGCGATGTCAACACAGTGCTCTACCACTGAGCTACACGCCCACTCGTGGAGGCGGCTATTAGCGGGCACTTCCTCCCCGCGCAAGCGCCCAATGTCACAATCTTCCGTGCTGATCCTCGGTTTGGAACAGACGGTCGACTTCCGCCACCAGATCGCGCAGATGAAAGGGCTTGGACAGGATGCGGGCGTCCGGATTGGCCTTTCCGGCTTTCAGCGCGACGGCGGCAAAGCCGGTGATGAACATGACGCGCATATTAGGATCGATAGCTGACGCCTTCTGGACCAGTTCGATGCCGTCCATTTCCGGCATGACAATGTCGGTCAATAACAAGTCGAAGCGTTCCCGCTCAAG containing:
- a CDS encoding DUF308 domain-containing protein — protein: MVLSTFEKEKTGTADHRSQRLVLLLCGLLILLCGAATIIVDAADPRDVVRKTGVLLLIAGGLEVIAGIAHRRFEQTEGRLDVILGIISLAVAAYFLLSPAYTAVRFAGLLTLWLLSRGGIDMLAAFLTGDLFSEEGRLLRASVDLVLGLVSYIGLGTTAWWESLMGWPTTASHVTFLFAGVSLAAAGLFLIGISRPRYAREEARGIDE
- the cpdR gene encoding cell cycle two-component system response regulator CpdR, with translation MTRILLAEDDTSMRVYLSRALEKVGYEVTAVDRGTHALPILERERFDLLLTDIVMPEMDGIELVQKASAIDPNMRVMFITGFAAVALKAGKANPDARILSKPFHLRDLVAEVDRLFQTEDQHGRL